In the Pogona vitticeps strain Pit_001003342236 chromosome 2, PviZW2.1, whole genome shotgun sequence genome, TTGAGTGTTCATCTCACCACTTGCCTGAAACGAAATCCTCTTCTCTCACTTTTATTGACCTCAAAGAGTTGTTAGATCAAACGGAATAATCACTACATATTACTAAACTACTTGGAAGTAGAGTAATGTGGGCTACGACTGACGGAAATATGAGTAACGTCTCCGTTGTGCTGCTCTTTTCCTTTAGATGCAATTTGCCTCCCGTATCTGAGAAGTATATCACAGACGTTGGCGTAAAGACCGACATCGTGACGGTTAATCCCAGCATAATTACTGAAAGGTCAGTTGTTTTCCTGTCACCTACTTCTGCCCACACTTTCCGCCTGTGTTTCTCTCTGACAAACCTCTGAAAGACTTATTAGCACAGGTGTTTTTTGTTCTTGACTTCTTAATTTCATAGCAACTGAAAATCACAATATTGTTGATTATTAATGATTAATGATAAACGCTGAACCTGGAACACAACTCATCCACTGTGATTCTCTGGTTTCACAACAtctggatgtatttatttattcaggtaATATCCAACTTTTCTCCCCCTACAGAGGGGGAACCAAGAGGACTTTTAAAATGATACCTGTATTTTTACATGTTTTGGATCCCAATTGTTGCTGTTGTCGTTTTGGTGCGCAAAATGGTTTGAAACCAGTACGACTGGAAATGCAATGGGCAGGCTCTTGGTTGTTCATGCAACGAGCCATAGCATGAGCAGCTACGAGGCAGTTTCCAAGCTTGTGCGAAGAGGTACCATGTCATACCTCGTACTGGCCTGGAAGCTCTCTGACTACTTTTACGACAGACTGTTGTGTGATTTGCCTATAGTTAtaattagacatgggagcttcatattaaTCTCCTGAATATGAAGCTCTCCAGCACAGGGGACCAGCCTTATGGGACAACCCCTCCCCCGGAACTGGGTGTCCACTTGCCACTTGCATGGCCAGTGACCTCGAAAGTGCATCCATCATGGTGGTAGCCCAGCTGGCACCACCTCACCTCTctactcagctggccactcagccgCTGAACAGGGAAACTGGTCCTCCTGGCCCCTTGCCGGAacggccagccaagcagggaggtggggccaTGCCAGCCGGGCGACTGCCGTGATTGGCACACTTTCGATGACATCAGTCGTGCGCACCACCTGGCAAGTGGTAAGAGGATGCCTGGTTTGGGGGAGGAGGGTCCAATGGGGCTCGCCACCTGTGCAGGTGACCTTTATATCAGTTTCCCCCAAGAGACCAATAtaaagctcccatctctagttataatacTAAAACCCTCTAATTGCCACATTAAAACAACCACTGAATTGTAACAACGTCAAATAGGctgctagggacgtggtggcgcttcagggacgtggtggcgctgcgggctaaactgcagaagcctatgctgcagggtcagaagaccagcagtcaaaagatcaaatccacgcgatggagtgagcgcccgtcgcttgtcccagctcctcgccaacctagtggtttgaaagcatgcaaatgcaagtagataaataggtgacacctcggtgggaaggtaacagcgttccatgtctaagtcgcactggccatgtgaccacggaagattgtctttggacaaaacgctggctctatggcttggaaacggggatgagcaccgccccctagagtcgaacacgactggacaaaaattgtcaaggggaacgtttacctttacctttaaaatagGCTGCTagttagctcagtggcttagctcTCTGGCTTtggagacagaagttgggagttcgatttcccccacggtgcctccttgagagggctggacttgatgatccacagggtcccttccggcCTTGCTGTTCAAAGGTTAAAGAATAACTTCCATTGGGTCTCCAGTCTGCCTGCTCATTGTactgttgttctttctttctccccattgTCAGGTTCCACAGACTAGAGAAATGGAGGAAGCCTTTCTTTGACGTCTTGCAAATTTACGAGAACGCCTCAGTGCTCCTGCCTGCCTTCTACAACACCCGCAATACGGACGTCTCCATCCGGGTCCGCTACGTCCTGGATGACTTTCAGTCCCAGCAGGCCGCCTACTTTTTCCACCCCCAATATCTCATCAACGTCTCACGCTACTGGCTCAATCAGGGCGTGCGGGCCAAGCGGATCAGCACGGGGCTGATCCTCGTAACAGCGGCCTTGGAACTGTGTGAGGAAGTGCACCTTTTTGGGTTTTGGGCTTTCCCCATGAACCCCTCAGGGATCTACATTACCCACCACTACTATGACAACGTCAAACCTCGGCCAGGGTTCCATGCTATGCCTTCAGAAATCTTCAACTTTCTCCACATGCACAGCAAAGGCATACTGCGGGTCCATACAGATGCCTGCAGCTGCTGTTGAGAGAGGGTCAGGGAAAATTTCATGGCTTTCAtgttgttttaagaaaaaaagaaaagaaaaatgggaggagATGCAACAGCTTGGTCGCCCATCCACATGACTGTTTCTGGGGCAGAAGGAAGGGTCTACGTACCTGAGGTGGCTTTTAGCGCCTTTGAGTATTTATGTCTTCTGAATATGACCCTGTGGGGAGATTATTAAGTGACCATATTCTGGAAGAAAATACTTGTGACTGTGAGATCTGGACATTTCGTGCAAGAagagttttattttattgagaGATTTATGCAATAATGGTTGATCAACCTGCGTTTCTTCGAAGGCTTTGCCTTTCTCGAGAGCTGGCGTTTCCAGCGCTTTCCCTTTGCTAGCCTGCCATATAGGCTGTCTCCTCCAGCTTTTATATCCTTGACACACCTTGGACTGcagcccccatcatccccagccactgcGGATGATCAGAGCTGTCATCCAAGATGTCTCGAGGGCAAAGGGTCGTGGAGGAAGGCTACGGTAGGGTTCATGTCATTGGGAAGATAGAGACTGTACCCTTTTGCAAGAACCCACGCACTGCCCTAAACCCCATGAAGAATCATGAGCCACATTAATGTAGAGGTTTTAGACTTGAAATAGAGCACAACACTGTCATGATTCATTTGTTCCACTCCAAGGAAGCACCAGACCTAAGTATGCTTAATGAGGCAGAAGACCCAGGCTTGCTGTCCATCCATGGTATTAATAGTCACGTGACTCATCAGGGGAtggatgtgggggtgggggggcattgGTTTTGCACATGGTCTCTCCATCTGCTTCTGTCCTAGGGCCAGAACACAGAAGATGCgtagctttgcaattagaagcagagctAGGTTAAGCAGTAAAGGCTGTGTGTTTATCTTCTAATGTTTTTCTTCCAGCTTCAGAATTACAAGTCAGTTTACTTCTGCTTTGGGATTGGCCATCTGGAGGAAAAAAGCACAAACAAGAGTGGCTTTTGAGGATCTGCTTGTGGGGAGGCAGCATTTTATAACCCCCTGTCTTCCTACTTGTGAAGCTGCACCCAGTAATTGTGTTTTGACCCCCTAAGTCTCACACAAGTACCACCCCATGAAGAAAAGGGCCCAGTGACCCTTAAAATATGGCATAACTCTCCCTTAACCACTTTCAGTCTATGTGACTCTTAAAAGATTTGTCTGTAGGGAAGGCTGTGCAAATACTCATTGAGAAACATTGTTTTTGAGATAAGATTATTACCACCTAAttttgttacagtggtgccccgctttccaattatttcgcattacgacgaatccgcttcactatgatgtttttgcgatcacaaaacgatggtctaaatagggtttttttgctttgcgctgatcggttccctgcttcgggaaccgattcttcacaaaacgatgtttttttaacagctgatcggcagcttcaaaatggctgccgggtaattaaaatggctccccgctgtttatagggacggattccttgctatacaggcaccaaaaatggccaccgtatggaggatcttcgctggactgtgagtttttagcccattggaacgcattaactgggttttaatacgtttcaatgggctttttatttttgctttacgatgttttcgcttaacagcaattttcctggaacggattatcgccgttaagtgaggcaccactgtatttgcaaatccATCTGTCATTTGAGGTTTGTTAGGAATATGGGGGAGGGCATTGgaagggaataataataataatttactgtGCGCAAAAGATTGGTTTTGATGCAACATAACTGCATTATTGAGAACTCTGTATTCAAAATTGGAATAGCCATGATGACATCCACCTTCCAGTAGGAGAGAGGCAAGAAATGGAGAAGGATAACGAGAAAGGCTATTATTGGGAAGCCTTAGCACAGTTTACTGGGAAGTTTTGAGCTCATGCACCAAAAGGAAGGGAATTTGTGCAAGGGTGCAgtgtcagaacttggaaaagttactttttttggagtatTCCCTCCCAAGTTCTGGAAAATGCAAGATTTCACCTTAAGCTCTGCTTATTATCTGTTAAAACCGGAATGGACTTGAGCCTGTTTATCATTTAAATATCATTTATTCAGTACAAATTGTGGGTGCAACTATACCAGGAAGGCATCGttctgatttgcagcctgtattgcGTTTGAAATCACAaacagtgctcacacaggggctgcagactGATTTGGGTGTTCACTATTCGTACTGGATACAATGCGATGCGCGTTCCAGTCCTCAGcccccacttctttccttccttccttccttccttcctctggtcctgcctctgctgatccttttatgagGCGCAAATACAGgaaataatgaggaggaggaccCAGTGATACAGCAATAGGGTAATCTAATAGgtgtaagatttaaaaaaataaaaaataaaaaatttggaggatgattgggggagaggaaagaaggctTGTGGAGAGTGTTTCCTCAACTTTGAACATCATGTCCCAGCTGCTACACCCCTGAAAACCACTTATAGACAGGCCTCCCATCTttacaaaaatgtaaaacaaCTAACTGCATGAGTTAAAAAAAGCCTTTTTGAATAATTCCAGCTTGAAGATATAGAAGCACTCCAGtggcagaggggggaaaagccgctttaggagcaaaaagggctggactgattcGAATCAGCCTTTGGGTCACGtgttcagtaaaaaaaaacaactttgaatTCACTCGTTTTGTAAGCAGCGCGAATCCCATGGAATGTAATCATCTTGTAGCAGCTTGTGTTGTGTTTATTGGAAtccttcattaaaaacaaaaaggaaaacggGAGGAAACATAACACCTACTAAGATCACTTCCTTCCTGATTTGTGGATAGGTTTAACTCTCTGCCGATAACATTAACTTAAATGCAGATTTCAGATATAACTTTGAATAAATCCTGTGTCTAGTCCCGCCTAAGGTATGGGACGGGGAGCTAGCAAAGCTGCTCTACCCCCCTTCCTTTGCTAATCCATGATGATTTCATTTTCATTCACTAACTAACCATTTACTGGAATTCTTGATCTTGTCGTTTTATCACTATGATGCCTATTTTCTTAAACTGAGCATACGATGTGAAAGACAGCCTGTTCATTGATGTAAGccataacttaaaaaaaaaacaacaaccagaaatcAGGGTATTTTCATCTCGTCACTGTGTTTGGGAGATTAATTTAACACTTAACAAATAAAGCAGTTCTATCTGTTCTATTTGAAAAAAAGCATCTCAGTTGTAGcactgtgtgtgcgtgtgtttttcAGTGAGGTGCAATGCTTGTTCGTGGACCGCGTATAATATGCATTTGTACTAAAGCTATCTACGTTTTTGATATAGCGATTCTCGCTCTCTGAACTATATTGCTGCCAAATTCTTTTCCTCGGTTATGATATGCAACTCTACTGTGTCTGCCTGataaaaagattttgaaaatggCCAGATTTTCCCTGGCCATGTAAACCTTGTCTTGAATCGTAGAAACAATAGCTGGTCGTGATGAGGAAGAAGTACTCTATACATGTTCAGAAGCACTGTCATCTCTGACCAGCCATTACAGTCAAAGAAACAGTACTGCCAACGGCTGGAGATGCTCTTGTCCTGCTTCCTGCCTGGGTTAAATAGCACTGACCCTTTTTTCCTTTGAACTTCTGGGTAAATAAGGAGGCAAGAGGAGCCTCCACTTCCAGGGAGAAAGCTTGCAAGAAGAGAGCCTTTAAACAGCCAGAGATTATGCTAGGTATTCTTCATGGCATGAGCTCTAtccctccctctagtggccaggtgtggtaaaatgtgatttattaaattctttgcattttttctttctttcaatattgTTAATATTTAATGTAGTATTTGCAGACTGTAGATAAATGAATGAGCGGCTACTGATCCTACAGATaaggtggtcctactgtacatacCTATTtctgggatattttttttaattgagtatTTTCCAGCAGCGGATACATCAATCCAGTGATTTGGGGCATATTTCTTTCGGTGCTACAGAAAGCAAGTGTTCTCTGTGAAAGCTCTTCAAATGcttgaagatggctatcctaGCACCTCttggtcttctcttctccaggctaaacatgctcgGCTCACTCATCCAGTGGCTTCCAGACTCTTTATCCATTCAGTCTGGGCAGGTTTCAGGACCTTCTGCTTTTCACTAGGAATGGGATTTCTTAGATAACAAATCCAATAATCCTCCATCCTTGGACGGCTTCCTAGGGATATGTgccatcaaagaaaagaaaatgatggatgaaaaaaaaaaaccaattagaCGCTGTAAGATTGCTTCTTCGAAGTCAAAACAGAAATAGGAAATCCTGCATGTTTCTCAGAGGGCAGCCTGGCCTCGCCACTCTGCTCTGCCAGTTAACCTGGCCCTGTTTTATCAAGTGGGATCTGAATACCAGCCCCATTGGCGTTGCTAACATAGCATTATGGTCTGCGATGTTCAGCTGGCACAGCATATGATGTGCTAAATTATGTTAGAGGTTTCCAGTCTGTGGATAGCAAGGAAGCCATTGTGCTGAACATGGGGCACCAGTCTTAATGGAATTTGAACCCATCAGTGGTTACATGTGAAAGATGTATATGAtgtgaagagaaaccagagtgtGTGATAATTAGTCATATTGgatatctatctagctatcttaCACATCATCCCATGGTGctagaacactctctgggtggtgtgCAACATAATTAAGCAGTGAACTAGCATcttaggtactcattttaccgaccccggaaggatggaaggctgagtaaaccttgagctggctacctgaaaccgttgggattgaactcaggttgtgagcaaaggcctgactgcagtactgcagtttaaccatcgCACCAGTTACCTTAAGAATCAGAGGTAATATTTCTTTGCATACTAGTTGCTAGGTAACACAGATAAGAGGACATTATTACATCCTTGTTCTTCTGGGTTTCTGAAAAGCATTGGTTGAGAAACATAATGGTGGGCTAGATAGGCTTCTGGTAGGGGTGTGCATATTTGTTTCCTCATGCTGCCTGGGgtactctgggaattgtagtccaagaacacatccATACTTTCAGctctggcctgatccagcatggctcatCTAATGTACATCTCTGCAATGTCGGGGAATGAGAGAGACAAGTTGGCTCATAGCGTGTGCATGTCCACCCACCAACCGCCCAGCTAGTGTCCAAATAAGAACACATGGATACCTGTCCACCTTGCTGTGTGCCCTTCTGATGATACCACAGCAACAGGACCTCCGCTGAGTGTCTCAAAATCTGGGCTCTACATATATCTTGGGCTCAAATCATGATAGATCAAAACTACCACCTTGAACTGAACTTAAAACAACTTGTAAGCCAGGGCAGTTGATTAAAGACCTGTGCTACATGCTGCTAGCTAACAGTATAtccactgcatttttttttgcactttctgtggcttcaaaggcagtcccatgtagagcacattatagtagtctaatcaGGAAATGATGAAGGCATGGTTCACTCTGGACAAAACCACTTCCCTAAGAAGAGACGCAGATGAACCAGCAACATTCCAAGCCTCAATATTACTCAAATACAgattctggatttaaaaaaattaataatttacgGCCAGCAAACTTTGCTTTTTGTGTATGCAAACACTTGTAGAGACACCCCTCCAGTATCACAAAAAGGCAACAGCAAGGCAGCGTGAGTCCATGAATATGTGTGTGAGGGGGAGCGAAAGAGAAGATGATTTACTAGACAGAGGGGccagaaaaaaatgtcaaaaataaTGTGGGGGCGTAGGACGTGCAAAGTTGAAAAATCATCTGATGTCTTCCCTGTGTTGAGCTTTAG is a window encoding:
- the ST8SIA5 gene encoding alpha-2,8-sialyltransferase 8E isoform X4 is translated as MAGVRRISAGRYFEFYEGPLAFNSSKCLELRRDIIEVKVLSMVKQTELFERWKNLQMCKWEMNITEANFFKSTLARCCNAPAFLFTTQKNTPLGTKLKYEVDTSGIFHINQEIFRMFPKEMPYYRSQFKKCAVVGNGGILKNSRCGREIDSADFVFRCNLPPVSEKYITDVGVKTDIVTVNPSIITERFHRLEKWRKPFFDVLQIYENASVLLPAFYNTRNTDVSIRVRYVLDDFQSQQAAYFFHPQYLINVSRYWLNQGVRAKRISTGLILVTAALELCEEVHLFGFWAFPMNPSGIYITHHYYDNVKPRPGFHAMPSEIFNFLHMHSKGILRVHTDACSCC